The following DNA comes from Anastrepha obliqua isolate idAnaObli1 chromosome 1, idAnaObli1_1.0, whole genome shotgun sequence.
GCGCCTTGACATGTTCCACAAGTAGAGAAACTTATTGCAGAAGCCATCATTCAAAAACCCAAGATAAAGTGATAGGTTCGTAACTAAATCCTTAAGACCAAAAAGTCTAACTTCTTTGAGATTATCAGCCATGAAATCAGTTTGAACACTCGGAAGGGTACTCAAGTGACCAAACAACCTTTGAGGAGTATGTAAAGTCTTCAAGAAGAAAATGGTGCAGCTACCCTTTTTAGTTATCCAAGGTAGGTTGGTATTGAAGTATGTCAATAATAACGCACACCTCCCACTTAAGggggattttcaaaaaattaaaaaaaaaaaaaatcaatatcccTAACACATTGGTACAAATGAAGGCatacatgaaagaaaaattttgaaaaagataatttattaatgaaacCCTCCTAAACTTGTTTCACGAATCGGACaaacactttttattttcaagactAAACTTCCGTTGGTCCATCTGATGTTACATTTTCATTAAGTCTTTAATCATTTTCTATAGGTCTATTTCATCCCGAACAGCCAGCCTAAATTAAATTATTCGGAAAAGTTCGACCCTGGCCGAATTTAGCACTTCCCAATTTCACACCTTATTTTCACGCAGACACCTATTTCACGCAAAACGAAGTCCAGGAAATTCAGTATTATTCCTCCGCGGAACGAAATGGGTCGCTTTACACTCTATCAACgtttcgaaatatttaaaacctaCTTACAAACTCACAAAAGGATGCTGTACTGACAAAAGTTCGAGGTACATTCAAGAATATTTCTACTTTTGCCAAAAAGAAAACACATCGAATTATTTGCTTAAGGTTCAATACTCACTTAGAAAATTAAGGCTTCGTTAACAGTTTTTTGATGGGCTTGTAGCATCCGGAAAATTATGACGATTTATATTATCGAATCATACCCTCATTTTACTCCTAACCACTAAAAACATATGCCGAGTATTTAAAGTTCGGTCCCGACCGAACTTCAGCACTTACCTTCAACATGAGTTTTGAATCCTGTCACACATCTAGGCTTTGGAGTCGCTGTCAGTTGAAGTTCGCAGCATTTGGCATCAATTGAAGGgttatttgaatttgaaagaaaattttgcatatttagtaTACAAGGATGATCTGGCGTGGTGGTATTATTCCATTCTGTCGAGATTTTCGGTCCAGGAGAATGAACGTTGTTGGTTAAACGCGAATAGCTTTGATTAAAACAGTCAAAACAATTTCGAATTTTGATGGAATCTTGAATTCTTATATTATTGTCATAGTAATTCGATTGTGTGGTCTTAATATCAAAGTTGTAACTACTGCAATTATAAAGTGACTCTATTTCGGTCGAAGAAAAATCGATATGCGTAAACGATCGCGTAGGTAAGTTATTAGCGCTCATTATCAAACCTTAGTTTTCCGACGGCCAAAGTATGACTAAAGACATCTTGGAATCGTTAAGAAGTTTGCATCAAATGCGATCTTAACAATTTGTTGCTCATCGAAAGCGATGATCACTCCTTATTGGCTGATGTACGACATATAACTCAACTGTGATTGGTCGCATAGTTGCGCTTATACACATATAcctatatgcatgtgcatatatatacgagtatatgtacatCCATTCATGTATACATAACTAGATTTTGTAAAAGCATATGGTTTTCCACTTATGAGACTTATTATGTGTGGTCTTGATGTGTGTATTATATTTGTACCCAGGCATACttatgtagatacatacatatgtacatatggattTTTATATTGGTAATTCCGGTCAAAATTTATGAACTGTTATGACAACACTCACAACacttttgcattttgttttgctAAGGCTAAGGCATAATGCGGAGACAAAAAGGAAGTTGTGAACAAAAATTCAAGTGCATTGTGGCAGTGGGAGATGCGCCGCAATGAAACtgtgtaataaaaataagagtGTGGACATACAAACTTTCATATATACTATGCACATATCTGTGTTCATTCTTTACTAACTATGCCACTTTCAAAGCAATTCATTTATCACCATTTGTCATCTTTCTATTGCTTGCATAATTACACTTTGACTGCGTACTTAGATGGCGGCTGTGATGCTCTCCTTCGACGCACTTACATACCTAAATATATAGTTGCATGCGGATATGCGTGCACACTAGGATggaccaaaaaattatttccgtAATGCtacatctattttttatttaatactagcTGTACCctgcgcgcgttgctacgccaacatctaaaataaatttaagaaaaataactttaatcgAAAATCAGCacgcaaatattcaattcattctaaaccattttattgagttggtttatttcaaaaaaatcggttgaacgggcagaagttgctactctgcgaGTGGCCGCAATGAGAATATTCtgcaaaccttctccgtggagaATATGATATACACATACAATTtgtataataatcggtccagtagtgtttgagttcatcgaggacatacagacaaacattcatttttatataagtaCTAGCAAACCcagcccccttcgctgggcacactaaaatagaatagatatggtttagaacagaaaatatatggttttcatattatttatttctttattctttattcaagcgctttggcataaacaatattttttgtttttctatttgtttttgagtaaatataaaatataaattgaaaatcaggaaaaaagaagattgtttttaaatttcaaatcaacgcatatgaataaacaatcgtcttttttcctgatcatccatgaatttttcgtttcaatttatatgttttattaaggggttaggggtagtcagaggcccgaaaaaatgatgattttcacgaatttttttttgctacttaattaatttatttaacaaaaataaaaacatagcataaaaacatcatgttttaacttgacttcaccaaaatttcaaaaaaaaaaaattaataattgcaaaagttatcgctgtttgtgtgaagcccgtttctccagaagtcccttgcggtgaacatcacaagtccttgcagattcatctaaaaccaatcggacaagaaaaattagttttattaatagataatcttgtgcctgatcgaagcttttctttttttttcaaaatgaacaaaatggcggcctcagaaaattttttccagattttagaaaaaaaaaccaacagttaattgttaaaaaaaaatcgaaatttttgaaaaaaaaatccttcgatcaggcacaagttttttatgtttttcaaaagctgtatacattttattgaaatctacgtagcgatttttaagttacagtgttcaccagtttgaaaaacatagttttgagaaaaacgcatttaaagttttgctatcggctccggagcggccgagcgccctttgttaattgttgaataacttgaaaagtatttgtcggattcacttcaaatttttacacaatatttttaaaacattatactttaagaaaatgcaaaaaaaatcgtttttttgaaaattctgactacccctaaccccttaagcattggagcttttttaaccattatccatttatatttttcaaaaaaaaaaaaaaacgaaaaaaattgttttttccacgaacacataatttcattcggatttcacattaaattctcaaatttcgtaagaaattattcactgttccaaaatccactccaaaaaaattcacaaacaatttttacatgttgcacttacgttttttccttatggcatccaaatcagaaagaaatattgacacactgtcaatttgacagttcagttccgcgccaagcgttaaaaaagtaaacgacattatggctggctcaaaagaacgctgtacccgttgcgactgctccgaattacaaccaaactttacgaaacccattttcaatacttacttaacaatgtgcataagtttggtttaattcggtgcaaagacacggcgggtccacgttttggtatatatttcgagaccctagtcatcaataggtatgaaaattaccccgtattaaagcacttatcaacagctttcatttgacacccatattgtacatacacaaccaaaggttacccgggtccacgttttgacctatatctcgagaccccagtcacgtagcggcatgaaaaatactctgtactaaagcattcaccaacagcttcaatttgatgtccatattgtacaaacacattctagggtccacgttttggtctctatctcgagaccctagtcacgaagcggcatgaaaaatactctggactaaagcatttaccaacagcttccatttgatacccatattgtacatacacatccgaaggttacccaagtccacgttttgatctatatctcgagccctatccaccaataggtatccaaactatacggaaaccatcttcaataccttcttaacattgtgtataagtttggtttaattcggtgcagacacggccggttagcgaacacacacaaaaagttgactttattttatatataagttttttccaaaataaaatgtaatccatgttactcttggataatgtagttttcgaatggtgaaagaatttttaaaatcggtccagtagtttttgagcctattcgttacaaacaaacaaacaaacaaagttttcctctttataatattagtatagataaagaTTTACTCATGCCGTTTTTATGCCTTGAATATGACCATTGAATACGAAcggaaaaatttcattttacagCAAATTTGGTATCTATAACATGTTAACGgatcgatattatttaatctCTTAAACGGCCAAAAAATGATACCtagctttatttaaaaaacgaattaacTATTTTCCATGAGAACTATGAAACcagccaaaatttaaaaaattgttaaaattatatatttatctcgtatgtttttgttgtatttttttgcaCAACTGTGAAGGTAAATTAAGAGAGGATATTAAATAATGTCGATCtgaaaacattttataccaaatttgcTGAAAAGAGCATTTTTCTCCATGTGAATTCAAGGGTAATTTTCATGGCATAAGCGCCACGGGTAAATATTGTCAAGGAAAACAATTCATCCTAATGTACACGGTATGAAAGTGAGTGTCGGAAAAtgatcacacatacatacatacatatatatgtgcctAAAGTTTACAGTAATAATTGTAACAGTTTATTAAAAGAAGTATTTGTATCTGAGTAACTAGTTTCAAAGTGTTACCTTATTAGCATATTGTAGTCGACAAACTGcaacaaacatttcatttttcgtTGTTTATCCACGGGTGGGAGAATCAAGGCCCCGCATATGCAGTTATCAGAATCAGAATCAGTTATTGggctatttatatatttttgcttacaaacAACACTTTTCTTTCTATTCTATTTTCAATTATCCTCcatgtaatatttaatttttgcttacaaaagttaggtatactcgtatatgtcgACACTTTCATTTTAACCTTATCTCACAGttcatctaaatttttacttcaGTGTGATAAATCTGATGAATCATCTGTAAATTAGTGTCACTTCAAACGCAGAATTCTGTTTATTCACAAAGCCATTGAAAACTACAAATTAGGGGAGCGCTCTGTAACGATTTTTTACGGCCAGTTTTTCAGTACTCAGTTTTGAAACAGGTGGATTTACTGCAGGGTACCAGTACACATCTTTTCCGAAAGTAAATGTCGCATTACTTCCGCACTATATCTGCAAATATTCTTGATCCGAGtattatgtatttgtatgtacaatTTACTATAtgagcatatgtatgcatatctaGACTAGTTTGAATGGGATTGTGTTgttatatttaatatgcaacaacaaagaaaaacacatgtGGCAAGCAACATATGGAAAATGTACACATCACATAGAGCTAGTCATGTTGTTGCAAAGCAAATGAAACGAGCGGCGCGTGCTTGCgaccttttcattttttgttttttttttttctcaattctctacatacatacatacattgtacccatatatacatacatacatgaccaCGTACTCCACATCCATGGCTCATTAAAAatcctatttgttttttttggtactAAAGAAAACTATGAATGCTTCTATTATTTTTGActatataaacttaaaaaatgtcaacagatcgacagttttgtttatttgtttagctAGAGCTTACTTTAAATTTCACACGAGAGCTTTATCGCATGTTAAGAAAGTAGGTATGTAAAAAAAGTGAGTAAATGCTAAATTCAGTTCGGACTGAATTTAATATACTCGGtgacattttagtaaaattttatttggggcGGAATCAAATAAACTGATGTATAGTGAGAGTTATAGCTTTTAACGTCAGACGAACGGACAGAAATTTGGAGACTTAACATATTAAAAGTGGGCGTAGTTTTTaaccgatctcaataatatttacgaGTATGTGAAATCTAAATGGGGTGGGAAAGCATTCGTGTCCCAAGTTTGCACAAGTTTTATCGGCAAGTCGTTATAGAGATACACACATTTACCTAATAGTTGGCATAGTAccgacaattttttaaaattttacttactttttggGCTTCCACAAAAGGCAATATTTATGGTAgggatttgtgtttttttcttttttttgacaattacCGGCTATTGACCGATTATAATAAGTATCATTgaagaatattaatttttacccGAGCTATCGTGCACACAGATCAGATCGCGGATAATTCGGAAATAACGGACCGGAACAAAATAATTTGTGAAGACGGAAAGTGGTGCGCCCAGTTTGCCGCATGGCGGGCACAATTCGTGATAGCGCCCAAGACTAAAAACCCGATATGCTCCTCATGCAGTCCTACACCGAGCTGCAAGAGAAATGAAACTTTATGCAaacgtattttgtatttttttgacattggctttaaaaatttagtcatgATATGGTCACTGTTCTTGTAGAGTACCTCGTAAAAAATTAGTTATCTTTGTAATAGATAATTTAGGTAACAATTCATATACCATATATAACTTatattattatacttatattcatataagtttcgaaaaaatagctagtaaaaaagaggttgtctgtaaagtcggtttactgacgatagtttaacgtgataacgtcataagaaaatactaattgaatggttgcatttttcaaaagaaaattttaattttatttgtttgatagatattttgtatggatctAGAGAacgagttaacattaacataacataatatactttaacgtaacataacataacataacataacaggtattattaacaaacttggttttattttaaattcttcaagtaaatcaaattaataataatcaataagaaggcatatgcaaatacaaataagtgaatttatatatgtacatatgcacatatacatacacatatacgctcacttaagtaggagagagcaagatgtcgaaaagtgccgttcgtttgctttgtttgctttgtcgttcgttccgcgctttcgcttgcagttcattcaaggtaacggtaatgagcaaggtaacgacatatgagcaaggtaacggcaatgagcaaggtaacactaatgagcaaggtaacgacacattttttcgtgcgtgcagcctgttaaatcgaattataagacgttatcacgtcaaaatatttCTCAAGTTTCTGATAGTTGTGTAGATTACTTGATTACTTGTCTTGACGAAGATCTTATGCATCTGTCTTAACATGAACTGTCATATTTTAGTTTGATAACTCACCGTGACAACTTGTGCATACAGAGGCCTGTTTTTCAGTGCAAGTTTAGTTCTGCTTTCCAGTTAAACTAAGTTTACGCGCCCAATTTTTCAGGGTTCAACTCAATTTGAAAACTATCGATAATAACCTGAATTTAAATATCCAGTCTTGCAAGGTTAATTTCACTTTCTCAATCCACAAGAGTTAAACTAGAATTGGAAAAAGGAATCTCGGTTGTAATGCTAGAACTGAACATGTTTAAAAGATGTTTCTAAAATTTGCGctatgctttttaaaattttctgattTGTCCCATCCTATAATCAAGAATCAAAATGTTCGACTATTTGTCTCTCCTTGTTTCGTTGGAAAGTACtaattttcttgtttctttGGAGATCTTACGCAAGTCCTTTACATTCCACCTAAGTaagattaaaattaattacGTTGATCTTCGTGAATTTAGCGAGATCTCGAATTCTGTCTGGTTCACTTTATCTAAGAATGCCTTTCTCTCTTTATTATATTGTGTTTGttgattaattattaaaaataaagaatagctaacaaaattattgaaaaaaaattattataataacttTTAACTTTCCTTAAAgtctattttaatttataattaatagtTTCAAGTAGtcagtaaacatttttattttgttttctttaagaaataaatacaaatatgaaaGTCAGTGGTAACTTAACAGAATGATGGATTGAAATTACATTTCCATTTCTACAAAGGTTTGACTAGCTGACGAGATGCAAAGTGAATTTATCGATTTGCTGTAACGGGTTAGTCCCCAGGGCACATTCAACAGGTAGCAGCAACGCGGTGTACGGAATACAGAAGTAGCGCTTTCCGAAAACCGTTACTCTATTTATCACGATTGTGACAACCGATGACGTCATCATTtcaataagcaaacaaaaggaACAGAAGTAACTTCTTTGATGAACAGAAGTAACGTCTTCTTCAGTCAATGGCTTGGtagcattgttttttttttagttttgttcaattaaacaaagtaataaaaattatatatcacttgttaaattgtgaaagcacgaattttAACAATcccttcaaatgcattttttgcgTTATCCTGCCGAGGACGCCGTAGCAAGAAAGTGTGCGTGTGTAATTTATTCTGTTTGGTAGTTTCCAATGCGTTCGCTTACTCTTTTATTCTccccacaaacaaacaaaaaagtaatttttcttccttttgtttgtttatttgaataaatGACATCACAGCGTATTCGAAAGGCGCAATCCTGAATTCTaccataataaagtattttataaaaaaaaattggcaaagctCTACTATTAGCTAATTACCTAAGCACCCAACAagagtacatatacataaaatatataattatgtaTGTGTGAAGTATCAACTTATAGTTTTTACGCAATAATGTcggatatataataataaattcggcAGAGTTGTCACattctcgattttttttttacaatatatttatttacagggTTGTTCCCTAAGAAAATGCCTATTTCTATCATCTAATTATAAGAACTAATATCACAACACTGATTTTGATTTTATACAAAGAAATACTTTTGTGAATAGTGagttaaaaagaagaagagaacTTATAAATCGAGAAACTTTATGTTTTTGTAACAAAATAGTTTAATATTAATTCGTTAATATATAAAGGTCTAATAATGGCGTCCACAGTGCAAGAGCGCCAGCCGCTGAATCGTATGCCTCTTGATAAATGGACGACGAAAGAACAGCTTTGTCTGGCCTCGGCTGTGTCTCGCAGCGGCGACCAGAATTGGATGTCTGTGAGTCGTTCTCTAAAACTTATATGTGGAAATGGAAACACTGCTCGCCCGGTCGATTGGTTTTCCCAAAAAAACTGTGCGGTACAATATGGTCATTTGTTGGAAAAtgttgaaacaccaaaacgcAAAAAGCGTACGAGCGAAAGTGCTAGTGATTCTTCTTCGCCAGCGACTGTGGAGACAACCACTGATTTAATTTTGAGACGTCTAAATGATGAACGAATTCAAGAGTTAAAGACGGAAATACGTAAAGAGCAAGAGGAATTTGCTCAAATTTGTAGGGAGCTTAAGGCATTGCAATCGGAAACTCTTTACGAAGAGCAGTTGCATGAATTGTGGAGTAGCATTGAAAAGCAGCAAGAACAAAAACGCGTTGAAGAAATGAAATTGGAAAACCAAATGCGTGAAAGAGAACAAGAAAGGTTGGAGATGCAACGTAATTGGCGCACTTTGACACAGATCACAACGCCTGTTGTTTCGCCAACACAAGCAATTACCACTGATACAAAAGCAGTGGATATGGATGTGGAAGACATAATAAGAGAAACAAGTCCGCAGCAAGAAGGGATTACTGCTTCCAATTCAATGCAGCAGAAACAGTCAACCCAGCCGGGAACATCACCTCTATTATCTTCTCTGCTCAAGTGTCATTCTCCTGTAAACACCACACCGCCAATATCTACAAATACATCTGCTGGTTCGTCGAATAACTCTGCGCGGTCATCTGCACCAACTATAACAACTCTTCTAACTTGTGGATCTATACCTAATAAAAACCAGCCAGCCATTACATTAAAAGCTAGTATACCACCACAAAAAGCCGCCCAGTTACTCTCAAGTCCGATTAGTGGCCCGCCGACAATAACATCTGTTCCCGTAACAACCATAACAGCGCAAAATTCATTAAGCCCTTCACAGGCCGCCCCGACTTTATCTATGTTATTGGaaaggaataaaatatcggcaacTGCAAATGGAAGTAACGAAAACCACAAGGATGCCTCGAAGCAGGCGTTAGAGGAAACACCAAATGTATCTGATTCTAACAAAGACGAAATTCCAATGGAACTTGACGAGGATATTGTCTCACATGTTGATGACAATAATGGGAATATAATTAGCGCAAATGAATCTGAAGAACCCGATTCTAACGAAGAACAACAATTACTGgaggttttcaaaaatattggcaACATCGATGAATTAGATATAGACGTAGCTGCAGTTATAGATGATGAAGAGGTGGATTTTCTAAAAGACATGGGTGCTGATTCACTTGGTGAGACTACGAACGTTGCGGATTTTGAGCATAAAGAGGACACAAATATTATCTCTAGCACATCAAACTTAGTAGCCGAAAAGAGTAAAGAAAATGATGGGCAAGATATTGCTATAAACACCGAAGGCAATGGTATATCCTCTGCTGGAGTGGTGATACTAAATCAAGTGGAAGAAACAATTAAAACAGTGTCCGGGGCAGAAGGTAAAcccaaaaaaatagaaacaatttCCAGCGATGATTCAAATGACAACATACCATTAGCTGCTGTTGCTTCGTTGGAGCAAAGAGCGGCCCATGAGAAAgtgatttttaaagaaaaaaatgattcaacTCTAAAAAACGATGACATAGAAGATAGCAATGAGTCCGGCAAAAACAAAAGTGACCAAACAACCAAAATACTATTATCTTCATTTGAGGAAGATAATCAGGCACATGATAAATTAGAGAAACAATTAGCAGATTTGGTGGGAGCAAATGATTtagatgaaacaaaaaatttagacgAAGATGGAAAGTCACCAGCATTGAGTGAAAGTTCGGATGTAATAGTAATTCCAACCGATGATGATGACTCTTGTGGAGATAAAGCGGGTCGGAGAAATGAGAAATCAAGCGTAGACGTAGAAgcagcgaaaattaaaaaagacttGGAGTCCGATGTAGGCGCTACAGGTAGTCTAATATAAATATCAATATGCAtagataaagttttttattatcgCAAAACTTActaatcattattttattttagaattgGCAAAGAACGCAACTGGACAAAACGAGTACCCGACAGAAATGGTCAATACCTTAGCCGGCACCAACCAAGAAGCTCTTGTGCCACTACCACCAACAATTTCAATTGCTGACACTGATGAAGACTCGTCGACCACAGACATTAGTATAGTCACACGAAAAGACGATAAATCGGGAAATACTTCGTTAAAACATAATGCACCCCTAGCGCGCAAGGGCTTACATGATACAATACGGCAAGACcaacaaaataaaacagatGATGAATCGACCACACAATTTtcttcatcttcatcatcaTCTGTTACTCCAGCCCGACCGCCAATGCTGCGAAAATTACGTGACCGAGACCGTTCCGAAAGCCCTATGATCGAAGGCGAATCACACATGGCAACCAATAATATTAATACAACACcccttgaaaatttaaatagtcAACGTCTGCGGCGACGCTACTCCTCCACACCTATTAACGATAGCATACCAAACTCTCCCGCCTCAAGTGATCGTGATCGGGATGAGTTAGAAACACGCGTTCCTAAAAAGTCACtgttaagtatttttcatgtaCTTCAGTATAGCAAAAATGCCAGTGCACTACAACGAGCATTCCACGAAGATGTTAAATTTGATGAAGTTTGCTTGCGCCCAATGGACATGCTTTCGattagaaaatatattgaaacGGGTACTATACGCAATGTGAGTGAGTTGCAACGTGA
Coding sequences within:
- the LOC129253185 gene encoding bromodomain-containing protein 8; translated protein: MASTVQERQPLNRMPLDKWTTKEQLCLASAVSRSGDQNWMSVSRSLKLICGNGNTARPVDWFSQKNCAVQYGHLLENVETPKRKKRTSESASDSSSPATVETTTDLILRRLNDERIQELKTEIRKEQEEFAQICRELKALQSETLYEEQLHELWSSIEKQQEQKRVEEMKLENQMREREQERLEMQRNWRTLTQITTPVVSPTQAITTDTKAVDMDVEDIIRETSPQQEGITASNSMQQKQSTQPGTSPLLSSLLKCHSPVNTTPPISTNTSAGSSNNSARSSAPTITTLLTCGSIPNKNQPAITLKASIPPQKAAQLLSSPISGPPTITSVPVTTITAQNSLSPSQAAPTLSMLLERNKISATANGSNENHKDASKQALEETPNVSDSNKDEIPMELDEDIVSHVDDNNGNIISANESEEPDSNEEQQLLEVFKNIGNIDELDIDVAAVIDDEEVDFLKDMGADSLGETTNVADFEHKEDTNIISSTSNLVAEKSKENDGQDIAINTEGNGISSAGVVILNQVEETIKTVSGAEGKPKKIETISSDDSNDNIPLAAVASLEQRAAHEKVIFKEKNDSTLKNDDIEDSNESGKNKSDQTTKILLSSFEEDNQAHDKLEKQLADLVGANDLDETKNLDEDGKSPALSESSDVIVIPTDDDDSCGDKAGRRNEKSSVDVEAAKIKKDLESDVGATELAKNATGQNEYPTEMVNTLAGTNQEALVPLPPTISIADTDEDSSTTDISIVTRKDDKSGNTSLKHNAPLARKGLHDTIRQDQQNKTDDESTTQFSSSSSSSVTPARPPMLRKLRDRDRSESPMIEGESHMATNNINTTPLENLNSQRLRRRYSSTPINDSIPNSPASSDRDRDELETRVPKKSLLSIFHVLQYSKNASALQRAFHEDVKFDEVCLRPMDMLSIRKYIETGTIRNVSELQRDIMLMCQNGLMLFKNNTAGFNAANAFMQECQALPEFVANTCSSDSTIQIKDNKDVSKSQNVSGTSSKSRSGSRKSQRIS